From Stenotrophomonas sp. SAU14A_NAIMI4_8:
TGCGGCACCGGCGCGCGCGCGGCCGCCGCGTTGCCGCCGCCCAGGCCGGTCAGCTGCGCCAGCTGCTGCTTCATCAGGTCGCCGAAGGCACCGTCGGGAATCTGCGCCAGCATCGGCTTTGCGCGTTCGGCCAGGCGGGCCTTGCCGTCCAGCGTGCCCAGGTTGATCTCGCGGGTCAGTTCATCGAAGAAGAACTGCGACAGCGGCGTGGCCTGTTTCAGGCGTTCGTTGAAGACCTCGGCGCCTTCCTTGCGCACGATGGTGTCCGGGTCCTCGCCATCGGGCAGGAACAGGAAGAAGGCCTGGCGGCCATCCTTCATGCGCGGCAACACCGATTCCAGTGCCTTCCAGCCGGCGCGGCGGCCGGCGGCGTCGCCGTCGAAGCAGAAGAACACGTCCGGCGCGTTGCGGAACAGCAGCTCGGCATGGTCGGGCGTGGTGGCCGTGCCCAGCGTGGCCACCGCCTGGGTGACCCCGAACTGGAACAGCGAGACCACGTCCATGTAGCCCTCGACCACGATCAACCGTTCGATCTTCTGGTTGGCCTGGCGCACCTGCCACAGGCCGTACAGTTCGCGGCCCTTGTGGAACAGCGCGGTTTCCGGCGAGTTGAGGTACTTGGGGCCGTCGTCCTTCTCGAACACGCGGCCGCCGAAGGCAATCACCCGGCCACGGCGGTCGAAGATCGGGAACATCACCCGGTCGCGGAACTTGTCGTAGACGTGGCCGCGGTCGTTCTTGGAAAACAGACCGGCGCGGTCGAGCAGCTTCATCTTGCGCTCGTCCTTGCCCAGCGCATCGCGCAGCCCGCTGTAGCCGTCCGGCGCGTAGCCGATCTGGAAGCGGGCGCGGTTCTCTTCGTCCACGCCGCGGCCATCCAGGTAGGCGCGCGCCTTGTCGCTGCCTTCCAGGTTCTTCTGGAAGAACTTCATGGCCGCATCCAGCGCGGCATACAGCTCGCGGCCTTCGTCCTGCTGCTGCGCGCTGCGCGGGTTCTCGCTGCGCGGCACTTCCATGCCGGCGCGCTTGGCCAGTTCGTCCACCGCGTCGAGGAATTCGAGGCGGTCGTAGTTCATCAGGAAGCTGATGGCGGTACCGTGCGCGCCGCAGCCGAAGCAGTGATAGAACTGC
This genomic window contains:
- the dnaG gene encoding DNA primase, which gives rise to MARIPDAFIDDLLARSDIVEVVGSRVPLKRQGKEYAARCPFHDERSASFTVSPTKQFYHCFGCGAHGTAISFLMNYDRLEFLDAVDELAKRAGMEVPRSENPRSAQQQDEGRELYAALDAAMKFFQKNLEGSDKARAYLDGRGVDEENRARFQIGYAPDGYSGLRDALGKDERKMKLLDRAGLFSKNDRGHVYDKFRDRVMFPIFDRRGRVIAFGGRVFEKDDGPKYLNSPETALFHKGRELYGLWQVRQANQKIERLIVVEGYMDVVSLFQFGVTQAVATLGTATTPDHAELLFRNAPDVFFCFDGDAAGRRAGWKALESVLPRMKDGRQAFFLFLPDGEDPDTIVRKEGAEVFNERLKQATPLSQFFFDELTREINLGTLDGKARLAERAKPMLAQIPDGAFGDLMKQQLAQLTGLGGGNAAAARAPVPQRAPARQIQPIAKRSLVRGAIAVLLQQPSLALTLGGKHHFQGLRLPGVELLLELLGLVEQRPDISTGALLQHFDGREEQASLHTLAAQTLPGDEAVWTQELHDAVAQLEKQLLVQRLDELLAKQRQQGLDDTDKYELRELLKARATLRL